A single Parabacteroides timonensis DNA region contains:
- a CDS encoding C1 family peptidase, which translates to MKKLIVASLMLACAFSATNVGAQEKEGEKEEGFIFTTVKENPITSIKNQNRAGTCWCYSTMAFLESELLRMGKGEYDLSEMFTVYHTYQDRADMAVRTHGDASFSQGGSFYDVIYGMEAFGLVPEEEMRPGVMYSDTLSNHGELSALTDAMVGAMAGGKVKKFQYDENYNLLWKKAVAAVHEIYLGKAPEKFTYKGKEYTPKSFYESTGLKSSDYVSLTSYTHHPFYTQFSLEIQDNWRHALSYNLPIDEFMEVFDNAINTGYTIAWGSDVSESGFTRDGVAVMPDNEKVQELSGSDMAHWLKMKPEEKKLNTKPQPQKWCTQAERQLAYDNWETTDDHGMQIYGIAKDQEGNEYYMVKNSWGTANKYNGIWYASKAFVRYKTMNIVVHKDALPKAIKAKLGIK; encoded by the coding sequence ATGAAGAAACTTATTGTTGCCAGCTTGATGTTGGCTTGTGCGTTCTCTGCAACAAATGTCGGAGCACAGGAAAAAGAGGGAGAAAAAGAAGAAGGTTTCATTTTTACGACCGTAAAGGAAAACCCGATTACATCCATTAAGAATCAGAACCGGGCAGGTACTTGCTGGTGCTACTCTACCATGGCTTTCCTGGAATCTGAATTGCTTCGTATGGGAAAGGGAGAATATGATCTTTCAGAGATGTTTACCGTTTACCACACTTATCAGGATCGTGCCGATATGGCTGTCCGTACTCATGGTGATGCTTCATTCTCGCAGGGTGGGTCTTTCTATGATGTGATTTACGGAATGGAAGCTTTTGGTTTGGTGCCGGAAGAAGAAATGCGCCCCGGGGTGATGTATAGCGATACATTGAGTAACCATGGAGAGTTGTCTGCCCTCACAGATGCTATGGTAGGTGCTATGGCCGGCGGTAAAGTAAAAAAATTCCAGTATGACGAGAATTACAACCTGTTGTGGAAAAAGGCTGTAGCTGCCGTACATGAAATCTATCTGGGAAAAGCTCCGGAAAAGTTTACTTATAAAGGAAAAGAATATACTCCGAAGTCATTTTATGAATCTACAGGATTAAAATCGTCGGATTATGTATCGTTGACTTCTTATACGCATCATCCGTTCTATACGCAATTTTCGCTGGAAATCCAGGATAACTGGCGTCACGCACTGTCTTACAACCTGCCGATCGACGAGTTCATGGAAGTGTTCGACAATGCGATCAATACAGGCTATACGATTGCCTGGGGATCCGACGTAAGTGAGTCAGGCTTTACCCGCGACGGTGTAGCTGTTATGCCTGACAACGAAAAGGTACAGGAACTGAGCGGATCGGACATGGCTCATTGGTTGAAGATGAAACCGGAAGAAAAGAAATTGAATACGAAACCGCAACCGCAGAAATGGTGTACGCAGGCAGAACGCCAGTTGGCTTATGATAACTGGGAAACTACTGACGACCACGGTATGCAGATTTATGGTATTGCCAAAGATCAGGAAGGAAACGAATATTACATGGTGAAAAACTCTTGGGGTACAGCCAACAAATATAACGGTATTTGGTATGCATCGAAAGCATTCGTACGCTACAAAACAATGAACATTGTCGTTCATAAAGATGCACTGCCTAAAGCTATTAAAGCTAAGTT
- a CDS encoding DUF3575 domain-containing protein, with product MKKLLLFILLNCLATLHAQEPLKTDTIPTLAVKTNILYWATTTINLSAELRLDDRWTLDLAGSYNPFTFANDKKWKHWMIQPEARRWFNRSFDGHFLGVHLHGGQFNANRLNLPFGIGGDTFKNYRHEGVMYGAGIGYGYRWNWNRHWAMEAELGLGYFGFEYDKYDCETCGAKQGSGHEDFFGPTRIAVSLIYTIK from the coding sequence ATGAAAAAATTATTATTATTCATATTACTAAATTGCCTGGCAACCCTGCATGCGCAAGAACCGCTAAAAACGGACACAATCCCCACGCTGGCTGTCAAAACCAATATCCTTTATTGGGCGACAACCACTATCAACCTGTCTGCCGAGCTGCGCCTCGACGACCGCTGGACGCTCGACCTGGCGGGCAGCTACAACCCGTTCACCTTCGCAAACGACAAGAAATGGAAGCACTGGATGATACAACCCGAAGCACGCCGCTGGTTCAACCGCAGCTTCGACGGGCATTTCCTGGGAGTGCACCTGCACGGCGGGCAGTTCAACGCCAACCGCCTCAACCTGCCTTTCGGCATCGGGGGCGACACGTTTAAGAACTACCGCCACGAGGGCGTCATGTATGGTGCGGGCATCGGCTACGGCTACCGCTGGAACTGGAACCGCCACTGGGCGATGGAGGCGGAGCTGGGCCTGGGCTACTTCGGCTTCGAATACGACAAATACGACTGTGAGACCTGCGGCGCCAAACAGGGCAGCGGCCACGAAGACTTCTTCGGCCCCACCCGCATCGCCGTATCGCTGATTTATACGATAAAATAA